The Polycladomyces zharkentensis genome segment AACCACCACTGACAAACAATCCCCCTGCCGTTTTCGGAAGACCGAACAGTCGGGCAATCCAATCTACAGTAACCCGCTCGACCTGGGCCGGACCTGAAGCCTCCAACCAAGTTCCTGCAAACACATTCAATCCGCTGGCTAAAAAGGTTGCCAGCGTTCCAATATAATTGCTCGGGCCTGGAACAAACGCAAAAAAACGGGGGTGATCCAGATGCATGATCTGAGAAAAAACGACTTCATCCAGCTGTTGCATGATTTTTTCAAAAGAAATGCCTTGCTCGGGAAGTGATTCGCCCAACGCTTTTTCCAATTGGGCAGGACTGCTGTTTCTTGTCACCGGTTTGTCCGGCAACTGACAAAGATGATCCACAATCCGATCGACCACTTGATACCCCATCTTCCGCATCTCTTCCGGGGTAAAGTGCAACTTTTCGTTCATGGATTCTTTCCCCCATTTGATACCGATCTCCACCGGATACTGCATGATCTGCCTTTAACCGGAACACATCGACTCCTTGACGACCGGCTTCTTACTCGCCATCATTTTCAGTAGCCTTTCAATATGTATTCACTCTTTTTCAATTGTGCAGAAATAGATCGGAAACCGCCGCTTTAAACTCATATTATCACGGAAAGCCACGTGCTTGGTCGCATAATATGATGATTGGAGCAACGGACAACGATTACTTCGCTTCCTCCTTGCAATGCCCTGATCCTGAAACTGGAGCGGAACCATCACAGCGCAACGGGGGGTGCCGCCGTCACAATTGCCATCAAATCGATGCGATCCCCTGGTTGACATCTTGCTCGGAGTGGGTTGCACAGAGCTATCCAGCATCGTTTTGAGGTTAAAATGGATATACGGGTACAATTGTACCCGTATAGAGTGTCGACAAAGGTGATTTGCCCCACACGACTGAAGCACCGGAGGCCTTCTCGCTTCATCCGGCGTGGCAAGCCGCATCCACCCATAATCGCTTCGTCCGTCCAAGCCTGGGTGATTTTCGTAACGAGTTTTCTCTCGCATCGTAGCTTTCAGTGTTTTCGCACTTCTCGACTCCATTGTACCAAAATTCTGTCGGACTTGCGAGAGGGACAAAACCCTCCCGCGTCCGACGCTCGCTTTCATTCCAACCCTGAAGGACCGGGTTTTCCCGCTCGATCTTGATAACAGAAAGATAACAGATCAGCAGTGTCAACCTCTCATCCTGATCATTGTGTGTCAACATCATTGTGTGTCAACTTTTTTGGCTCGGGTTAAGACGACCCCGGTCTTTCGCGTTTTTCTCCCGCTCCCCTTTTTACTCGGCCAAAGCGAACGGATCAACGACTGCAACCATCTGAGATGGGCGATCTCCTCTTCCCAGCGCCGAATCGCGATCGTTTCCTCGATCCGGTCCGGCATCTCATAATAGCGGGCAAGCAATCGAAGCGGCCGCTCGGGATACGCCAAATAGAGAGCCAACAGCTTTTTTTCCTTTCCGCTCAGCTTCCATCTCTCTTCATAACGGGTCAGGTAGAATTGCGGCTCTTTCTCGTGATCCAATCGCTGGGAAAATCGGCGGAAAAACGCACCCAGATCGCGAACCGGACTGTCAACAGCTGCATGATCCCAGTCGATCCACACCCACCCGTCGTCTTTTTTCAACAGGTTGCTGGGATGAATCCGACCGTGACACAAAGTATATCTCGGCGCGATCCCTTTATCCGACTGCATGAATTTTTCCATCCCCTTCACTGCAAAACGCAGTGCCTTGTCCACATATTCCGCATCAGCCGCAAAAGCATGATCAAACGGGGAACGAAATGTTCGGCTCTCCATCACTTCCCGGTATTCGCACAATTTTTCCAACTTGTCCTTCCAAACTTGCAGGCGTTCGGCATCGATGACCTGTTTCTGCTCCGATTGTTTCCCGACAACCGGGAACGCCGAACGGTGAATGTGTGCCAACATGGTCGGCAATTCTTCAATGGGAACCGTTTCCCGCAAGCCGGCGTCGCTTTCCACCCACGGAGTGGCGTACCAAACCGCATCTGTTGTCTGGACGAAAGGTTCCCCATCAGATGTGTTCACCCATGGCAGAAATATCTCCTGGCCTTTGGCGTGAACCGTTTCCATCACCTTGTGCAACCAAGCGAGCCGATCGGCGGAACAAGACGATTTTTTCAATGCAAATATGCCATCCTCCGTCTGGACGCGCAATACACCTTCGACGGGTCGTACTTGCAGGGGAACCCATCCGTACCGTTCAAACACTTGTTCCAATACCGCTCGCTCTTCAGGCAAATGAATGCGCACACTCCTCCCCCCTTTTCAAATAAAATCAGCCACTGCCGCCAAAAGTACGGCAGTAGCTCAAATGGTCCCTTTTGATCGTTCACGACTCGTTCAACCGAATTTTTTGCGGGATGTGGATGATTTGACCCTCTTTCAATCCTTCCTCTTCCAATTGATTCACACGGATCAACTGACTGGCCAACACATCGTACTTTTCAGCGATGGAGTCGATGGAGTCTTCTTTTTGCGCGATCACCATTTTGAGTTTGACGAATTTCTCTTCCCCTTCACCGATCAACCATTTGGCCCACTCCAACTGCGTGGCTGGTTTCTCCTGATTTTGTTCCACCTGGTCGCTTGTTTCCTCTTCATGCGTTTCCACTTCATCAGCGTATTCCGTCGGTTTCTCTTCCCCATGGTCTTTGAACAACTGCACATTTTTCGGCCATGCCGGCTCTTCCTGATTCGTTTCCCATTGATTGCTCGGAGCAAAATCGGGAGGGGGATCCGCTGGCCACGTTGGTGGATGCTCCGGTTTTCCCAACAGGCGATCTTGAAACCGAAAGGATGACGGTTGCTGCTCTTTTTGGCGTTGGAACCCGACTTTCATTTCCCGCTGGCGAAAGGCCGGTTCCTCGTCTTCCGATTCGTTCTCCTCCTGATTCTCCGTGACACCCTCCTGATTCTCCGCGACACCCTCCTGATTCTCCGCGACATCTTCAGACTCGTAGGGTTGCAATTTGGCCACGGGATCGTCCGCGTTCCATTCCGGTTCGCGTTTTTCCCCATCGGACGCGTGAGGCGACTCCGCCTCTTCTTCCGGTTCGCCGGAGGATCGGATCGATACATCCTCCGCATGTGAACGGGTTCCCCAACCGTATTGGCTGTCAGGATCGCGATAAGCCGGTCGTGCATCATGGGGATGAGCCATATGTTCAAACTGATACGTCGGTGGCTGTGACGAGGCTGTTTCGTACGATTCCATCTGTTCTTCCGGAGAGGAAGGGGTAAAGCCGGAGAATGTGGGACTGTCTTCGGATGTTTCTCTCTCCGATTGCTCTTCCCGCGGCGGTTCGGGAATAAATCCGTCAATCGCCAGTACCGCTTCGATTTGCAGTTCAAATGGCGACAACACACGGTAATCGAACGATTCCACCTCGGCGGAGATATGGTCCAGTGCGGCGCGGTTGGCGGGCAATGTGATCTCGACAGGGATGACGTACGCCAGTTTCTCCGTCTCCTCCCCCTCTCCCTCCGCTTGTTCCTGTTCGGTTCCCCCGGACAATTCCGTTTGCTCCGCCGCTTGTTCCCCGGACACCATCCAGTCGTCTCCCCTGTACCGACCATTCAAACGAAGGTATCCGCGGATTTTCAAGTGCGATCCATGGTTTTCGATCTCCACATCGGGCGTCAAATCCAGTTCCAACAAATCACCGATCCCGGGCTGTTGGGGATGGAGCCGAACTTTCTCCAAGATATCAAACCTCAGTTGACTGTATTGATCGTCCGCCATGCTCTCCCTCCTTACACAGACAGATCTTGCCCGAAACCGCCGCGACCAACGGCGCATGTGATCTTTTCCGGGCGAAACCACAGATTTTCGACGGTACTATCTATATGCGCCCAGGCAGTGGATATAACCGGGTCGAAGACAAGAGCGGCGAGATCAAAGAAAAGGCGGATGAAACGAAAAAGAAAAAAGCCAAGCGTGACAAATCACGCTTGGCGAAGACTGACGCAGCGTTCCACAAACAGATCACTCCCGATCATGAAACTGTGCGCCATGTACCCACTCTGCTGTTTCAGCACAGCACAAAGAATGGTCATGAGAAAAGGGCGAAACTTCTCTTCAGATGATGTCCGGAATACAGCAAGTGCATTCATCGCGAAATGGCGAACCGAAGCGGCATCCGCTTCAAGTGCAAACAGTGCGGATACACCGTCAGCACTGATCTGAAAACAGGGCGATCCACATCGCCAAAGCCATTCCAGGGTTGGTAACCCGGCACACCGGTAATACCACGGGCACTTCCGTTGGTCGCAGGTGTCCGCCCATCCGGGTACGTGCGAACCGGGCGGGACGGGCTGATGACACAGCCCTTAGCTTGAGGGTTGCCCGAAACAGAAACGGACTGAGGACGTTCACCACTCAAGAATCCCACGGCGACCATAGGGAGTGCCTGTGGTACTTTGGCCTCAAAGTTGTTTCAACGCATTCCGGTTGGCTTCGATCGTCCGTTCAATATCTTCGTCACTGTGCGCACAGGAGACGAACATTCCCTCAAACTGAGACGGCGGCAACAGAATCCCCTGTTCCAGCATGAGTCGGAAATAACGGGCAAACCGCTTGGTGTCGGATTGTTTGGCCTGGGTGTAGCTGACTACTTTTTCTCCTGTGAAGAACAAACACACCATGGAACCTACCCGGTTAATATGGTAGGGAATTCCCGCTTCTTCCGCGTTTTGCCGGAATCCTTCCTCCAAACGGGCCGCTTTGGCTTCCAATTGCTCATAAATACCGGGTTTGCCCAACTCCTTCAATGTGGCGTATCCGGCAGCCATGGCCAACGGATTGCCGGAGAGTGTTCCCGCTTGATACACGGGACCGGTCGGAGCCACCATCTCCATAATTTCACGTCGACCGCCGTATGCCCCGACAGGCAAGCCGCCACCGATCACTTTCCCCAGGGTGGTCAGATCCGGCATCACTCCGTACTTGCCCTGCGCACAGTGATAATCGACCCGAAAACCGGTCATGACTTCATCGAAAATCAACAGGGCACCGTAATGCGAGGTCAACCGGCGCAATCCCTCCAGAAAGCCCGGCTCGGGCGGAACGACACCCATGTTGCCCGCCACCGGTTCCACGATCACCGCGGCGATATCGTGGCCGAACTTCTGGAAGGCGACGCGGGCGCTGTCCAAATCGTTATAGGGGACGGTCAATGTGTGCTGCGCCGTATTCTCCGGTACACCGGGACTGTCCGGCAACCCTAATGTCGCCACACCGGAACCGGCTTTGATCAACAAGCTGTCAGAATGACCGTGATAGCTTCCCTCAAATTTCAAAATCTTGTTTCTGCGTGTGTATGCACGCGCCAACCGCAATGCGCTCATTGTCGCCTCAGTACCGGAATTGACCATCCGGACCACTTCCACGGACGGCACGATCTCCGCCACCAATTGGGCCAGTTTTACCTCGATCTCCGTCAGCGCACCGAAGCTGGTCCCTTTTTCCGCTGCGGCTTTGACCGCCTCCACCACGGACGGGTGGGCATGACCCAGGATGAGCGGTCCCCACGAACAGATATAATCGATGTATTCGTTCCCATCCACATCCCATACCCGGCTGCCTTCGCCGCGCTCCAGCACCACCGGGTTCATCTCTACGGATTTGAACGCGCGAACCGGGCTGTTCACCCCGCCAGGAATCACTTTCACCGCTTGTTCATAATAGGCAATCGACCGCTGAAATCCCTTATGCAAGCCACATCACCTCTCAAACGGTATTGTACCGCAAATCCTGGCATAACACACGAGGGGAGGAAAGAGGTTTTTGTCCGTTTGGTGGATGATTACCGATTCATCGCGGAGCCGAGCCGCAAGATATTCACTTGCGTTCCCTATATAAGCTGAAAATCACTTCTAATTGGATCAGGAGAGATCACTTTTGAAAAAAGAATGGCTCTGAGTTCCGCTCCGCTGTTGGTGCTGGAGCGAAAAGTCAGAGCCGAAACCAAACGATGAGCGCCTTTCACGCCCATGCGGTTCAGTAAAACGGATGCCACTCCCCACTTGCAAGAGACCGTTAAATGAACCGCATCACTTCATGACACTCATTGGATTGATCTTTTTCCCGTCTTTGATCACTTCCAAATGAAGAATCGGGTATTTTGCCCGCACTCTGCCAGTCTTGCCCATATTGCCGACTTTTTTCCCCTTTTTCACTTTTTGACCCTGTAATACACTGATTCCGCTGAGATGGGAATAGACACTCACGTAACCGTCTCCATGATCCACCATCACGTGCCATCCGTAGGCGCACTTCGCATCTCGTTTTACCCTGATCACTTTCCCGTCCCCGATGCTGCCAACGAAACCTTTGTCACGCTTGTATCGCTGATAGTCGATCGCCCGGTGCTGTTTCCCGTATTTCTGCGTGATATACGTACCGGATAAAGGCTGTGAGAAAGATTTCGCTGCCCAGACGTGCGAAGTACCCGCACCGACCAACAAAGCCGCGGTCACCATCAGGGATGTGATCCAATGTTTCACAACATCACCTCATCATAATAGTGGATTTTTCCACTAAACCCCTATAAAGGGATTTAAGTGATGACGAGGGGTTATTTCCCTTATGCCGCCGTGGTTAAACCCCTTTTTTCAGAGGAGGTTCTTTTTTATGAAAGCAGGTTTTTACTTCCGATAATGTATTGGTATCGGAAGTAAAAAGGAGTGCAGTCGGAAGAGGACTTTGAGATGTCCCGCCAGCAATTGATAAAAAGGTACGCTAAGCACGAAAACCCTTCATTTTGAACGTAATTGCATACGCTAAGGATCGTTCTGTGATGAAAAATTCAAGGGATATTCCCCTTTCTAAGCACGGCGTTTATGTCATGCACTATCTGCAAAAGTGGCGTTGAAAGGCTATTTTCACGTCGGAGAGTGATTTCTCGGGATCAATTTTAGTCTTGTACACAACCTTAACAGTAAGGGAATGGTGGCGACTCCAGCCCAGACTTTCACCCTGCACAATATTTATAACTTTACAGTTATATAACCAATAGGTAATATAAAAACCATGAGGAGTTCAATCTTTGAAGTAATGGCTGAACCCAATCGTCGGCGAATACTTGATCTTCTGAGAGAACGTGAACGTTCTGTGGGAGAACTTGTCAAAGAGACCCGACTTAGTCAACCCGGAATCTCTAAACATCTTCGGGTCCTTCGCGAAGCCGGGTTGGTTGAGGTTCGCCAAAAAGGACAAAAACGCGTGTACCATTTACGCGCCGAACCACTAGTAGAAATCGATAACTGGCTTGAGCCGTATCGACGGTTCTGGTCCGAAAATCTGGATGCTCTTGAAAAACATCTAAACGGGAAGGACAAACATTCAACAGACGCAGCGCTCCCCGAGAAGAAAGGATGATCCCATGAATTTTGAGTCGAATGCCAAAATACGTGTCACCCGTCGCTTTAGCGCATCGCCGGAGCAAGTTTTCGAGGCTTGGCTGGATCCTGAGATGATCGGCAAATGGATGTTCGGCCCTGCTCATCCTGAACGTGAAGAAGAAGTCGTGCGAATCTCTCTCGATCCGCGTGTGGGAGGCTCGTTCTCTTTCGTTGTGCGTCGACAAGGACAGGAAATTGACCACGTAGGGGAGTATCTTGAAATCGACCGGCCTCGCCGCCTCGTGTTCACCTGGGGAGTGGCGGACGTGGGGGATAGCAGCCGTGTCATCATCGACATCGTTCCGCTGGAGAAAGGGTGCGAGCTCACATTGACCCACGAATTGCACCCAAACTGGGTAAACTTCGCAAGCCGCGCCGAGGCCGGCTGGACCAAGATGCTCGACGTTCTAGCCGAAACACTCAGTTAGGGGAAACTAATAAACAAAACCCGGAACCCTTAACACACAGGGTACCGAGCTTTTTTAGCCGTGCCCCTTTGATTTCATAGAAAGATGCTGATGTTTTCACCAATAATCTTTTGAGAAAACCCCGAACGGGAATCTGATCATCGTTCAGTGACATCCTCCATCAAATCTTCTTCCAAAATTCTCTTGACTAAACAGAAAGGAGCCCATTTGAAGGCTCCCTCGATTTCGCGACACCATCGTCATTCGCCTCCGCCATGCACCGTGCAACCGGAGTTGCAAAACCGGTGACGGAGCGGTTCTTCACAGACGTTATTGCACCTGTACTTCTTGGGCGCTGTTTTTCACGTCTTCCGGTACGGTGATCGTTCCGTTGAACTCACCAACCAGATTCATTTCCGTTTTTTGACTCGCCTTCAACACACCGCTGGCGGAAGGATCATTGATCGGGATGTCCATTTTGATCTCTTGCACCACTTTGGTCTGTTTGAAGGTCTTTTTGTCGATGGTGATTTTTTGCGTAAATTGATGCAGTTTGATTTGAGCGGCATCCACGGGGACACCCGCCTGCTGAAGCTGCGGCAGCATCGCAGCCTTCACTTCCTCCAGGAATACGTCCTTAATTTTGTGAGTGGTTTGTTCGTTTACGTTGATCTCCAATAGGTAGGCGTCCGCTGTCTCCGTCATTTTCAGCATTTTCTTTTCTTCCGGTGTTTGCAGCTTACCGAGCAACTCTTCCAGCTTTTGCAACGCTTGGTTCGGATTTTGTGAATTGTCGGCGGAACCGAGATCCGGCGCTTTCGATTTAATCCAACCGCTTCCGTCGACCGTCTGCTGATAGATTTCATTGCCGACCAGATACATTTCTCCGGTGATTTGCTGTCCTTCACTATGAATCGTTGTCGTCGTATGCATTGCCTGCGGTTTATTGGTCATCTCCAGTTTGGCCTCGATGGTTTGATCGACGGATTGGGTTTGACCGCCCGCTTCAATTTCGATGGTTTGATTTCCTGTTGCTTTGTAGGAAAATCCTTTCGCGTTTTCGGCGGCATGCTCTGCTTTGATCAGCACTTCCTTGGGCGTCAGCTTTTTCATGCCCTCGGCGTCGATGTTGAGTTGTCCACAACCCGAGACGAGAACCAGAATCATGGCAGAAACAAGCAACCAATTCCACTTGCGACGCATCACAGTCTCCCTTTCTTTTTTGGATGATTGCCG includes the following:
- a CDS encoding phosphotransferase, whose translation is MRIHLPEERAVLEQVFERYGWVPLQVRPVEGVLRVQTEDGIFALKKSSCSADRLAWLHKVMETVHAKGQEIFLPWVNTSDGEPFVQTTDAVWYATPWVESDAGLRETVPIEELPTMLAHIHRSAFPVVGKQSEQKQVIDAERLQVWKDKLEKLCEYREVMESRTFRSPFDHAFAADAEYVDKALRFAVKGMEKFMQSDKGIAPRYTLCHGRIHPSNLLKKDDGWVWIDWDHAAVDSPVRDLGAFFRRFSQRLDHEKEPQFYLTRYEERWKLSGKEKKLLALYLAYPERPLRLLARYYEMPDRIEETIAIRRWEEEIAHLRWLQSLIRSLWPSKKGSGRKTRKTGVVLTRAKKVDTQ
- a CDS encoding LysM peptidoglycan-binding domain-containing protein, with amino-acid sequence MADDQYSQLRFDILEKVRLHPQQPGIGDLLELDLTPDVEIENHGSHLKIRGYLRLNGRYRGDDWMVSGEQAAEQTELSGGTEQEQAEGEGEETEKLAYVIPVEITLPANRAALDHISAEVESFDYRVLSPFELQIEAVLAIDGFIPEPPREEQSERETSEDSPTFSGFTPSSPEEQMESYETASSQPPTYQFEHMAHPHDARPAYRDPDSQYGWGTRSHAEDVSIRSSGEPEEEAESPHASDGEKREPEWNADDPVAKLQPYESEDVAENQEGVAENQEGVTENQEENESEDEEPAFRQREMKVGFQRQKEQQPSSFRFQDRLLGKPEHPPTWPADPPPDFAPSNQWETNQEEPAWPKNVQLFKDHGEEKPTEYADEVETHEEETSDQVEQNQEKPATQLEWAKWLIGEGEEKFVKLKMVIAQKEDSIDSIAEKYDVLASQLIRVNQLEEEGLKEGQIIHIPQKIRLNES
- the hemL gene encoding glutamate-1-semialdehyde 2,1-aminomutase, whose protein sequence is MHKGFQRSIAYYEQAVKVIPGGVNSPVRAFKSVEMNPVVLERGEGSRVWDVDGNEYIDYICSWGPLILGHAHPSVVEAVKAAAEKGTSFGALTEIEVKLAQLVAEIVPSVEVVRMVNSGTEATMSALRLARAYTRRNKILKFEGSYHGHSDSLLIKAGSGVATLGLPDSPGVPENTAQHTLTVPYNDLDSARVAFQKFGHDIAAVIVEPVAGNMGVVPPEPGFLEGLRRLTSHYGALLIFDEVMTGFRVDYHCAQGKYGVMPDLTTLGKVIGGGLPVGAYGGRREIMEMVAPTGPVYQAGTLSGNPLAMAAGYATLKELGKPGIYEQLEAKAARLEEGFRQNAEEAGIPYHINRVGSMVCLFFTGEKVVSYTQAKQSDTKRFARYFRLMLEQGILLPPSQFEGMFVSCAHSDEDIERTIEANRNALKQL
- a CDS encoding M23 family metallopeptidase, with product MKHWITSLMVTAALLVGAGTSHVWAAKSFSQPLSGTYITQKYGKQHRAIDYQRYKRDKGFVGSIGDGKVIRVKRDAKCAYGWHVMVDHGDGYVSVYSHLSGISVLQGQKVKKGKKVGNMGKTGRVRAKYPILHLEVIKDGKKINPMSVMK
- a CDS encoding ArsR/SmtB family transcription factor is translated as MRSSIFEVMAEPNRRRILDLLRERERSVGELVKETRLSQPGISKHLRVLREAGLVEVRQKGQKRVYHLRAEPLVEIDNWLEPYRRFWSENLDALEKHLNGKDKHSTDAALPEKKG
- a CDS encoding SRPBCC family protein, whose product is MNFESNAKIRVTRRFSASPEQVFEAWLDPEMIGKWMFGPAHPEREEEVVRISLDPRVGGSFSFVVRRQGQEIDHVGEYLEIDRPRRLVFTWGVADVGDSSRVIIDIVPLEKGCELTLTHELHPNWVNFASRAEAGWTKMLDVLAETLS
- a CDS encoding DUF6612 family protein; the encoded protein is MRRKWNWLLVSAMILVLVSGCGQLNIDAEGMKKLTPKEVLIKAEHAAENAKGFSYKATGNQTIEIEAGGQTQSVDQTIEAKLEMTNKPQAMHTTTTIHSEGQQITGEMYLVGNEIYQQTVDGSGWIKSKAPDLGSADNSQNPNQALQKLEELLGKLQTPEEKKMLKMTETADAYLLEINVNEQTTHKIKDVFLEEVKAAMLPQLQQAGVPVDAAQIKLHQFTQKITIDKKTFKQTKVVQEIKMDIPINDPSASGVLKASQKTEMNLVGEFNGTITVPEDVKNSAQEVQVQ